The following nucleotide sequence is from Ahniella affigens.
TACGAACTGAGCGCACCGTTGCGCATGGATGCCAATGCCCCACGTCCGGTCCAAGGCCAGCGCGGCCAGGGTCGTCCGGCTGGGCAGTCACGCCCAGGCGGGCAATCGCGGCAAGGTGGTCAGCCGCGTCAGGCCGATGGCGGTCGTCGTGAGCAGCAAGGTCAACGTTCCGAGCGCGGTGCCCATGGTGGCGCGCGCGCGGAGCAACGCCAGGCGCAACCCGGCAAATCCGGCCAACAGCGTCATGCCGCGCATGCCGGCCAGCATAGCCATCCGGGCAAGATGCAGGATGGTCCGAATGCCGCCCAGCGTCGTCGGCGTCGTGGTGGCAATCCGGGCGCTTCGGTGCACTCGGCTCAGCGTCCGCGCTGATTGTGTCGGGTTGAGCAGCGCTGTGGCCATCTCGTTGTAGCGCTGATTCACCCATCAATGCGTGTGCGGTGATCCGCAGATTCTGGCGAGGCCATTCTGTCGACGCCGAGATGCCCAAAGCAGCTCTCCCCAGCGCTCGCGGCGGAGGGAGCCGACTCCCTCTCCCACGCGAGTGGGAGAGGGCCGGAGAGAGGGCTACTTGCCACACAGTGCCGTCCTAAGAATCGCGCATCGTCGCTGAAAGTTTGACGGGCAAATAAGCGCACCATAAGCGCGGCTGGACACCCACTCGCGTTGGAGAGAGCGCAACTGCGAGAGACGATTTGGCTGCGATCTAGATTGTTGTCCTGTTCGCGCTCACATTGCTGGGCTGCAATGGCAGCCATCTGCGATCAGTACCTGATGAACGTCTTCAGTGAACGTCTGCAGTCATCCGCACGCCTTCAGCGCCGCAGCCAAGGTTGGATGACGAAATCCGTAATGCATAGCCTGTAGGCGCTGACACGTCGCTGGCGGGCTGGCGAGCAACATGTCAGCCATCTGCCCAAGCAGCCAACGCATCGGGGTCGCTGGTACGCGCAACCATTGCGGCCGGTGCACTGATTTTGCCAACGCACGGGTAAACGCTGCCTGGTCGACACGTTCTGGTGCGCACAGGTTGAATGCGCCTTCTGCGTCGCGATTCTGCACTAGCCGTTCGATACTGCCATGCACGTCATCCAGGTGAATCCAGGGGAAGTCCTGGCGACCGTCGCCGAGCACACTGGCACCACCAAAGTGCGCAGAGAGCTTCAGTGGCGGCAGAATGCCGCCCTGCGTGCCGAGGACCAGCCCAAGGCGCAGAATGATGAGCCGATAACCCGCATCGCGGACCAGCTCCGCGGCATTTTCCCAAGCGGCGCAGAGTTGCCCGCCAAAGTCCACGCCGGGTGGATCCTGCTCGCGACTGCTGGCGGCGTGCTGGCCGTAGTAGCCCATCGCTGAAGCCTGCACGAAGACTGGCCGATCCTTACGTGGCAATGTGGCCAGATGCGTCACGAGATCACGCGTCAAGGTCACGCGCGAGTCCCACAGCACACGCCGACGCGCTTTTGTCCAAGGCAATCCAACCACCGGCGCGCCGGCAAGATTGATGATGAGGTCGTACTGCTGCTGGCCGATGGCCTCGATGCGATCAAAACAGGCCGCCTGACCCGCAAACATCATCGACGTGCGCCGGGGCTGCCGACTCAGGATGCTGACGTGGTGACCAGATCCCAGGAGCCGATGCACCAGCGTCGACCCAATAAAGCCGCTGCCGCCGGTGATCAGGACGCGCAAAGGTCGTTGTGGCAACAGCGTTGTGTTCATGCTGAGTGGCTTCTTAGCGGCGAATGCATCACGCAGGCCAGACACCATCGCTAGTCCGGCCATCACGGTCAGAAAAGCAGCGAACCCGTCAAACGAACGCCAAGCAATCGTGCTTGGCAAAGGCGCAACAGTCAGCGGCTGCAACCAGGCGACCAGCAACGCCCCTGCGTTGATTGCCATGACCGTATGCAAAATGCGCTCGGTAGGAGGCAGCAATCGACTTTGGTCTTCTTCAACAAAGTCAGCCAGCGTGATCATCAGCTCGACCGAAAAGAGCGATAGTGGCAACAACAACCAAGCCCCCCGGAAGTCGACCCAGGCTAGCAGCCCGAGCAACAACCCGTACAGAAGGGATCGGCAGGCATGCCACGCGAGCTCCCGCCGCTGACGCTCGCGGTTCGCGAGCTGCTCGGTCAGTTCGTGATGCCAAACCGTATCCAGAGCGCCCAAAAAAACCTGGAAAACCAGAAGTACTTGGAACCCGCCCATGCGAACCCCTTGATTTCATTCATTTCAGTTGTTCTTAGTTTCGGTAATTTCCGAAATTAAAGCAAGTCAATGAATGAAAAAAGCCGGCGAAAGGCCGGCTTTTTTTCGGGCAGCGCGGGCGCACCGCGCAACCAGATTACGCGCGAGCGCGGGCGGCCTTACGGGCGCCAGTCTTGATCTCGCGGTTCAACTCGGAAACGCGCGTCAGGAGTTCCTGTACGTCGCCCTTCGATGGCACGCCAAAACGACCAAGCACGGCGCCGATGCGTTCGGTCACGGCCGATTCCACTTCCTGCACGTTCTTCGTTGCGCGGGCGCGGATCGGGCTGACAAGACCATCGACTTTCTTCTCGACATTGGCCTTGAACTTCTTGGCGTCGTTGTTCAGCGTCTTGCTGAACTTCTTCGCTTTGTTCTGGAACGCGGTGCCTTCGGCGACCAGCGCATCGATCGCCTTTTCGCCCTGCTTCTGGGCCAAAGACATCGCACCGAGCGTGGCCAGCCACAGCGTGCGGCCAGTGTCACTCACCTGGGCTGGCTTGCTGACTTTCTTGAATTTGACGTTCTGACGCATGTTCAATTCCTCAATAGCCGCGAGTCGCCGCAATCGACCGACTGCTGTGATGCGCTCACGATACGTGCATTGTTCAAACGGTCGTTAGAACTTTCACACTATAGGCGATTGTCAAGCCCCAGAAATGCGGATGTCATTCAGCTGTGGTTAGGCCATCCGGCATCGCAGTTAAGATGCGATGCAGGCACGGACACCATACTCGAAGCCAATCACGGAGTACTCGAAAATGTTCCGCCATCGATTTGTTGCGTTGCTCTGCACGGTGTTGCTGGTCACGAGCCATGTGGTCGCTGCGGCGCCTGATGCGTCGACACCTGACGCATCGACGAAAGCATTGCTAGGTCAAGCCACCAAGCAGATTGGGGTCACGCTGAGTTACGACCCGAACTACCGTCAGCTCGGTTATCCGATGGGCGATGTGCCCCGCAGCACGGGCGTGTGTACTGATGTGGTCATTCGCGCTTACCGCGATGCGTTTGGCATCGACCTGCAGCAGCGGGTGCATGAGGACATGCGGGCGAATTTCAAGCAATACCCGAGAAAATGGGGGCTCAAAAAGCCGGATCGCAACATTGATCACCGCCGCGTGCCCAATCTGATGACGTTTCTGACGCGCCAGCAAGCGAGCCTGCCGATCAGCAAGATCGCGTCGGACTATCAGGCCGGTGACATCGTCACGTGGGACTTGGGTGGTGGCATCACCCATATTGGTCTTGTTGATCAAACGGCGACTGCCGACGCCCGCCCGCTGATTATTCACAACATTGGGGCCGGCACGCAACGCGAGGATCTGTTGTTCGAATACAAGATTATTGGTCACTACCGCTGGCTGCCAATCGACGCGCCCGCACCAACTCGAGGTTCGCAGTGATTGGCGCAAGCCCAGGGCGCAATCGATTCGCCTGATTCAGCAATTCTTCGGCACGTCCCAAGCGGTTCGCGTGCATGTTCGCCATCGCACACAGATTCAGGGCGTTGAGATCGTTCGGTAACGCGGCAAGTACCGTTTCGAGCAGATCCAAGGCGGTGTCTACATTGCCTTCTTTCAAATGCCGTTGGCCGAGAAACAGCATCTCTTTCGGGTCCTGCATCCACGATTCGAACTGGTGCCGCCACTTGGCCCGCACGCGATCCGCAAAGCGCTGATGCTTTTCGCGGTCTTCGTTTGCGCCCACGCCACAACCAGACTCGCCGGCGCCCGCATGCCAGATGCAGGTGACTTCGGGCAGCCAACGAAACTCAGTCAGTCGCGCACACTGAATCGCAAAATCCCAATCCTCAAGAATCTCGAACGCCGGGTCGAAGCGCGCACCATCCTCTATCAATGAGCGATGGAACATCGTCGCCGTGGGCTGCGAGCGATTCTGGTAGTAGAGCTGCATGTGGGTGCCATGGCGACCCACAAACCCCGCATGCTCATTGTGCTCATTGCGAATCTCGGCAGTCGCGTACACCAGCCTTGCGCTGCCTTGCGTTGCAAACGTCAGCAGGTGCTCGACATGATCGGCCGTCCATTCATCGTCGTCATCGAGCAGATTGATCCACTCGCCACGCGCCGTATCGAGACCCGCATTCGCGGCTTCGGCTCGCGGCAAACGGGAATCCGACCGCACCATCCTGACCGGCCGACCGTTCCAGGTGGCCGGCAGTTCCTGATGACGCGCGCCGCACGCGGCGACCACAAGGATCTCAAGATTGGGATAGGTTTGTGCCGCCGCGCAATCCAACGCACGGCGCAGCACTGGCCGATCCATACTTCGGATCAGCGCGGTCACCAGTGGAGAATCAGCCACGTGCCACCCGCAGCATCTTCGGCACGCCGATCAGGGCGCGGCTGGTTCGTTCAGCAGGCTCGCGGCCCGGAGGTTGGCACTGTGCAAGCGCTTCGCCGGCGTCAGCAACATGCGTAAACCTCCGGTCATGCTGAAGCTGTCATTACCCATCCCTTCAAAGTTTGCGCTGACATAGCCAAGCACTTTGCCGCGGGCCGAAAACGCGAGACCCAGTGCACCGGTCACAATGTGGGCTTGCTGCGGCAAATCGATCTGCCCCTGAATAATGCCCCAGGACATGATCGGCTTTTCACCGTACCGCTCTTCGAGCCGCTCGACGACGTAGTACGACATCCCCGGCTCGGCCGGCTCAGTAGCCGCGATATCGACGAATTTGAGTTTGCGCTCGCCAAGGCTCTTGATCTTCAGCCAGCCCACGCCCTGATCGGCGTCCGACGTCAGCGCCTCGGCTTCCAGCGGCTTGTCCTCGCCTGGAAAGTGGATCTGAAAATCGCGGGCGCTCATCTTGAAGCTGACCCGCTGCTCGGGCGTGAGCTTGCTCATGTTCGGCAAGCTGGGCTCAACCACCATGCGCGGGACGAGGATCAGGCCCTTCGGATCGATGATCACACCGGTCGTCGACGACTGCTGGGTTTCCTCCTGCCCCATATAGCTCGACACCATCACATAGCTGACGCGAACAAACGCATCGGCATGCTGGGTCATCAGGTTCTTGAAGATCGCCTTGCCTTCCTTGTCATAGTCGGCCGAGGCGTTACCCATCAGCGCGAGGCACAGCAACAGCATCAGGGCACGTATAAGACTCATGACTTGTCCATCCAGCTCGAATCAAGGAACAGCAGACGGGTGCGATTGGCGCGCAACACCAGAAAGCTGATGTTGCGCTTCGGGTCCTGAGCCTTGCGATCGACCAGGGCCTCGAAGCGTTTCAGGTCGGTGATCGGCTGGCCGTTGACTTCGAGGATGACGTCGCCCACTTGCAGAAACGCAAGGCCACCCAGACCACCCGACTCGACGCGCTCGACCACGACGCCGCGAGCTCCCGCTTCCATATCGCGATCCACGCGATCAAAAAAGCTTAACGACCGCACATTCAGATCGAGCCAATCAATTCGCGCACCGGGGAGATTGCCAGGCGGTGTTGGCGTCGCCTGCGGCAGCACTGACACGGTCATCGGCGTTTGCCCACGCACCAGATCAATCTTCAGCGGTTCACCCAGCAGCGCGTCGCGGATCCGCTGTTGCAGCGACTCGTCACCGATGTCGCCCGTCACGGGCACCGATTCATCAGCAAGCTTCTGCACGAAGTCGCCAACCTTGATCCCTGCCGACTCGGCTGGGCCCGGATAAACACGCGTGACGCGATAACCGCCGGCATCCGGGCCGCCGATCTTGCGACTCGTCGTCGGTGTGACGGGCTGTGTTTCGATGCCGATCCAGGCTTTCGGCAGCTCGCGCAGCGTGTTCGGATTGCTGGCACCCGATTCGGCGTCGATCAGCGCAACCAGCATCTCAGCCCGGCGTTCGATATGAACGATCCACTCACCTTTCGTTCGCTGCTCGTCGGTCAAGGCGGCCTGCAGGTCTTTACCTTGTCGGATCGGCGTTTGCTCAAGCTGGTAAATCACGTCGCCAACCTGCAGCGGCGGATGCGCAGTCGCCGCGCGCTTGCCGGCCGCCACACCGGTGACCAGCAGGCCATGATCGCGATCCAGCTGCCGACTGCGGGCAATGCTCGGCGTCACTTCCGTCAGTGTCAGGCCAAAGGCGCGCACATCGAGGTCTTCGCCAAGGTCCTGCGGGTAGGTTTCGGCGCGCAAACGAAGCACTCGTTCCGTCTGTGCTTGCGCAACAGTCAGGCTGAGCTCGCTACCAATCTTGCGCTCCGTCAAGGCGCGCAGCAGCGGTGGCACTTGTTCGGGCTGGGCGATATCCATCCGCTGGCCATCGATCGCGAGAATGCGGTCTCCCGGCTTCAAGCCGGCGCGGTCGGCGGGCGAATCACCCTGGACCGAACTCACCAGCACGCCTTCGCGCAGGCCTGAGTTCTTTAATGAGCGCAGGCCAAAACCGAAGTAACTGCGTGGCACCGCGCCGTGTTCGATCAGCTGCGTCGTAATGGTGTTGGCGATGGTTGCGGGAATCGCAAACGCCATATCGCCACCAAACAGATTCCCGCGCGTGTTGATCCCGACGATCTCGCCACTCAGATCGACAAGCGGGCCACCAGAATTGCCTGGAGCGATTGCAGCGTCATGCTGGATCCAGGCGTAGTAACGCGCAGTCGGTTGATTCTT
It contains:
- a CDS encoding TIGR01777 family oxidoreductase, translating into MGGFQVLLVFQVFLGALDTVWHHELTEQLANRERQRRELAWHACRSLLYGLLLGLLAWVDFRGAWLLLPLSLFSVELMITLADFVEEDQSRLLPPTERILHTVMAINAGALLVAWLQPLTVAPLPSTIAWRSFDGFAAFLTVMAGLAMVSGLRDAFAAKKPLSMNTTLLPQRPLRVLITGGSGFIGSTLVHRLLGSGHHVSILSRQPRRTSMMFAGQAACFDRIEAIGQQQYDLIINLAGAPVVGLPWTKARRRVLWDSRVTLTRDLVTHLATLPRKDRPVFVQASAMGYYGQHAASSREQDPPGVDFGGQLCAAWENAAELVRDAGYRLIILRLGLVLGTQGGILPPLKLSAHFGGASVLGDGRQDFPWIHLDDVHGSIERLVQNRDAEGAFNLCAPERVDQAAFTRALAKSVHRPQWLRVPATPMRWLLGQMADMLLASPPATCQRLQAMHYGFRHPTLAAALKACG
- a CDS encoding phasin family protein; amino-acid sequence: MRQNVKFKKVSKPAQVSDTGRTLWLATLGAMSLAQKQGEKAIDALVAEGTAFQNKAKKFSKTLNNDAKKFKANVEKKVDGLVSPIRARATKNVQEVESAVTERIGAVLGRFGVPSKGDVQELLTRVSELNREIKTGARKAARARA
- a CDS encoding DUF1287 domain-containing protein; amino-acid sequence: MFRHRFVALLCTVLLVTSHVVAAAPDASTPDASTKALLGQATKQIGVTLSYDPNYRQLGYPMGDVPRSTGVCTDVVIRAYRDAFGIDLQQRVHEDMRANFKQYPRKWGLKKPDRNIDHRRVPNLMTFLTRQQASLPISKIASDYQAGDIVTWDLGGGITHIGLVDQTATADARPLIIHNIGAGTQREDLLFEYKIIGHYRWLPIDAPAPTRGSQ
- a CDS encoding glycosyltransferase, translated to MADSPLVTALIRSMDRPVLRRALDCAAAQTYPNLEILVVAACGARHQELPATWNGRPVRMVRSDSRLPRAEAANAGLDTARGEWINLLDDDDEWTADHVEHLLTFATQGSARLVYATAEIRNEHNEHAGFVGRHGTHMQLYYQNRSQPTATMFHRSLIEDGARFDPAFEILEDWDFAIQCARLTEFRWLPEVTCIWHAGAGESGCGVGANEDREKHQRFADRVRAKWRHQFESWMQDPKEMLFLGQRHLKEGNVDTALDLLETVLAALPNDLNALNLCAMANMHANRLGRAEELLNQANRLRPGLAPITANLELVRARRLAASGSDQ
- a CDS encoding PDZ domain-containing protein, whose translation is MMKRWIVLLGLWCSFETQAAVAEDVTARVALARDAVMPYVVSVMVVRADQQLGRSELHLSSGSGTIIRPDGYVATNAHVTENGRKFRVVLADKRELQADLVGEDALSDIAVLKIRDVPSGGFQHARFAAADHLQSGDVVLAMGAPWGMAHSLTQGVVNNPERLMISLFQDESDYEQQLGKNQPTARYYAWIQHDAAIAPGNSGGPLVDLSGEIVGINTRGNLFGGDMAFAIPATIANTITTQLIEHGAVPRSYFGFGLRSLKNSGLREGVLVSSVQGDSPADRAGLKPGDRILAIDGQRMDIAQPEQVPPLLRALTERKIGSELSLTVAQAQTERVLRLRAETYPQDLGEDLDVRAFGLTLTEVTPSIARSRQLDRDHGLLVTGVAAGKRAATAHPPLQVGDVIYQLEQTPIRQGKDLQAALTDEQRTKGEWIVHIERRAEMLVALIDAESGASNPNTLRELPKAWIGIETQPVTPTTSRKIGGPDAGGYRVTRVYPGPAESAGIKVGDFVQKLADESVPVTGDIGDESLQQRIRDALLGEPLKIDLVRGQTPMTVSVLPQATPTPPGNLPGARIDWLDLNVRSLSFFDRVDRDMEAGARGVVVERVESGGLGGLAFLQVGDVILEVNGQPITDLKRFEALVDRKAQDPKRNISFLVLRANRTRLLFLDSSWMDKS